The following proteins come from a genomic window of Montipora capricornis isolate CH-2021 chromosome 9, ASM3666992v2, whole genome shotgun sequence:
- the LOC138016050 gene encoding small ribosomal subunit protein mS31-like gives MACYSRSRCNLLPCAFHSLFRKASLSRALTSSSNRNDSSSKVSTSSLLKNLRRQSFAGDKHKIERNEESRAAEELGRLETEQNDDALPVREIDLSLESDQEEISRNDRSKRSESQHLSRSNIDTRHVSDSVLETSEPVLEGRIAPRPRWLGGEYLEKTKTSGDSKNIRQNRVLRELHEEEVKNKLSSVISSDLLHSLRNSSEKSGQDNAKSMLEKSIQAARLRGQKGKTVKQTLMISDHELESVRKQPERKWVERSLEDLEKKVDRSTPSQTKSDPELKKKIKDILSELKVAPKQLGTAKTIVAAVENWGKSSFNQSQKIRDEYIEQTNEIAFDPSEFSLKHGDRLGLFDNVLNEAKAKKVKVFQSNDIFLMESDHLEELNNVNQMGVWQNSFRDDINLSNKLWQYPIDNEVCKTEEHGVSFEDHVFLEYLLDDFPKKGPVRRFMELVINGLQQNPHLTVRQKRERVNWFKDYFETFSEEELNF, from the coding sequence ATGGCGTGCTATTCTAGATCGAGATGTAACTTGTTGCCCTGCGCCTTTCACAGTCTATTTCGCAAGGCTTCTTTGTCAAGAGCCTTGACATCGAGCTCAAATAGAAATGATAGCAGCTCGAAAGTGTCCACATCGTCTTTGCTGAAAAATCTGAGACGCCAATCGTTTGCAGGTGACAAACACAAGATAGAGAGAAATGAAGAGTCTCGCGCGGCAGAGGAACTCGGTCGTCTAGAAACAGAGCAAAATGACGACGCCTTACCTGTACGTGAAATCGATTTGAGCCTAGAGAGCGATCAAGAGGAAATTTCCCGGAATGATCGCTCGAAGCGTTCAGAAAGCCAACATTTGTCGCGCTCAAACATTGATaccagacatgtttcggattCTGTTCTGGAAACATCGGAACCAGTTCTTGAGGGCAGAATTGCGCCTCGCCCAAGGTGGCTCGGTGGAGAATATCTTGAGAAAACTAAGACATCGGGGGACTCGAAGAATATCAGACAAAACAGGGTTTTAAGAGAATTGCACGAGGAAGAGGTCAAGAACAAACTGTCATCTGTTATTTCCTCGGATCTTCTACACTCCTTGAGAAACTCTAGTGAAAAGTCTGGACAGGATAATGCAAAGAGTATGCTTGAGAAGTCAATACAAGCGGCGCGACTGCGAGGTCAAAAGGGAAAAACAGTCAAACAGACCTTAATGATCAGTGATCATGAACTAGAGTCAGTTCGCAAACAACCAGAACGAAAGTGGGTTGAAAGGAGTCTTGAAGATTTAGAGAAGAAAGTTGACCGGAGTACCCCTTCACAAACCAAGTCGGATCctgaattaaaaaagaaaatcaaggaTATCCTCTCTGAGCTAAAAGTTGCCCCTAAGCAGTTAGGAACAGCCAAAACCATTGTTGCAGCAGTAGAGAACTGGGGAAAGTCCTCATTTAACCAATCCCAGAAGATAAGAGATGAGTACATAGAACAAACCAATGAGATTGCCTTTGATCCATCAGAGTTCTCCCTCAAACATGGGGACAGACTGGGGCTTTTTGATAATGtcttaaatgaagcaaaagCCAAAAAAGTGAAAGTGTTCCAGTCTAATGATATCTTTTTGATGGAGTCTGATCATTTAGAGGAACTAAATAATGTTAATCAGATGGGTGTCTGGCAAAATAGCTTCAGAGATGATATAAATCTTTCAAACAAACTGTGGCAGTATCCCATTGACAATGAAGTATGTAAAACAGAAGAGCATGGAGTTAGTTTTGAAGATCATGTGTTCCTGGAGTACTTGTTGGACGACTTCCCGAAGAAAGGTCCAGTGCGTCGATTCATGGAGTTGGTCATCAATGGATTACAACAGAATCCTCACTTAACTGTCAGGCAAAAGAGGGAACGTGTAAATTGGTTTAAAGATTATTTTGAAACTTTTTCTGAGGAAGAACTGAATTTCTAA
- the LOC138016051 gene encoding RNA-binding protein 41-like isoform X1 produces MVGGSVSGKPFKPDPTSYEQTGIPCGNPARYQSRGVIRMNRSDAKPFTDQRLGIPGTGTESEADQHLKGLVKNQLDTNITLQSQLSRKKSFQSSSTYAPFCPDRSGALSLEDYQSLQKHEQYVQTLKECGFGDEEIQFKLEQEGHLPKAPKRSRYGANPAAEQEKLKDLETRIKKHEEALSVPDLYSNVRVLSRHALEVEQSLQKGTPKGSSLSHLVQQQQQQATPVNDPLLQTLLEQDRILSKSKQIPSSSTIQKKNSEFSSSNSSETVDNNSEGCSTISYELADEGCSQSGAFSGQGETHSLLTNIRSIDERQIIENRLSLDQIKEIPKFMNYQPGEPNKVLFIKNLHHKTTEADLVSLFIRFQGKSGSRIIFRLMKGKMNGQAFVTLPDIPSATAALNLVNGYIFKGKPVIIQYGRQRNENNNDRPVEKPL; encoded by the exons ATGGTCGGCGGATCAG TCAGTGGTAAACCTTTCAAACCAGACCCAACCTCGTATGAACAGACAGGAATTCCGTG TGGGAATCCAGCCAGATACCAAAGTCGTGGAGTGATTCGTATGAACAGGAGTGATGCCAAACCTTTCACGGATCAACGTCTTGGAATCCCAGGTACTGGGACTGAGTCTGAGGCTGACCAGCATCTGAAGGGCCTGGTAAAGAATCAGTTGGACACAAATATCACACTGCAAAG CCAGCTTTCCAGGAAGAAGTCTTTTCAGTCATCTTCCACTTATGCACCATTTTGCCCTGATAGAAGTGGTGCCTTAAGCTTGGAAGATTACCAGTCACTACAAAAGCATGAACAGTATGTACAGACCCTTAAGGAGTGTGGCTTTGGTGATGAGGAAATTCAGTTTAAACTTGAGCAAGAGGGTCATCTTCCAAAG GCACCAAAACGAAGTCGATATGGGGCAAACCCCGCCGCTGAACAAGAAAAGTTGAAAGACCTTGAAACAAGAATCAAGAAGCACGAAGAAGCTCTATCTGTGCCTGATTTATATTCTAATGTGCGAGTACTGAGCAGACACGCGCTGGAGGTGGAGCAGTCTCTACAGAAAGGAACACCAAAGGGAAGCAGTTTGAGCCACTTGgtgcagcagcagcaacaacaag CCACCCCTGTTAACGACCCGTTGCTACAAACACTGCTAGAACAAGACAGGATTTTGTCAAAATCCAAACAAATTCCCTCGTCGTCAACAATTCAGAAAAAGAATTCAGAGTTTTCCAGTAGTAATTCGTCAGAAACAGTTGATAATAACAGCGAAGGCTGTTCGACTATCAGTTATGAACTGGCTGATGAGGGTTGTAGCCAGAGTGGCGCTTTCAGTGGGCAGGGCGAAACTCACAGTTTGCTCACCAATATCCGGTCTATCGACGAGAGGCAAATTATCGAGAATCGATTATCGTTGgatcaaataaaagaaataccAAAGTTTATGAATTATCAGCCAGGAGAACCCAATAAG gtCTTGTTCATCAAGAACCTTCATCACAAGACAACAGAGGCTGACTTAGTGTCACTCTTCATAAGATTTCAGGGTAAATCAGGTTCTAGAATCATTTTCAGATTAATGAAAGGAAAGATGAACGGGCAAGCGTTTGTCACTTTGCCAG ATATCCCTTCGGCAACGGCTGCGTTGAACCTTGTGAACGGCTATATCTTCAAAGGAAAACCTGTGATCATTCAATACGGCAgacaaagaaacgaaaataaTAATGACAGACCAGTGGAAAAACCTCTTTAG
- the LOC138016051 gene encoding neuropeptide FF receptor 2-like isoform X2 — MESTLNATSNNSPNYSESKTLGNEPPFSEEPQGLKVFRFFIYAVIIALALVGNVAVCVISRRNRRLQTSTYCLVMNLAVSDIGSVLCLPFLLPELFVGNWMMGEVMCKLLKPSVVLFNFVTTNTLVAIGCDRFRAVVYPLVPRPSTSETRLIVSILWLIAFVFSLPSYGAMTVRNFPDDPNSFFCVDVFSDNTETDTFYRRVYTVTMYIVQALSPVLIISVLYLKITATLKHIRLIPLALRPTRSWSLGSTPSASPRSSVACLNKLNMNASGFLKRQLMEKKFLRMLMTVLLVYVLCYLPFQTMYLVYEFHPTLFTGPYMQPLSEFLYLLVWLPNALNPVCYGCLNDYYKRAFKALIFQPRKFIQSLRVRQSFSHSVVVTTLTKRQR; from the coding sequence ATGGAATCTACACTCAACGCCACATCTAACAATTCTCCAAACTATTCAGAATCCAAGACCTTAGGAAATGAACCACCGTTCTCTGAAGAACCACAGGGTCTTAAAGTATTTCGCTTTTTCATCTATGCGGTTATTATCGCTCTTGCTCTGGTGGGTAATGTGGCAGTTTGTGTGATATCTCGACGCAACCGTCGGCTTCAAACGAGTACCTACTGTTTGGTGATGAACTTGGCCGTGTCCGACATAGGATCAGTTCTTTGCCTGCCATTTCTGTTGCCAGAACTCTTCGTTGGAAACTGGATGATGGGAGAAGTCATGTGCAAACTTCTCAAACCCAGTGTCGTGCTGTTCAACTTTGTGACGACCAACACACTGGTAGCTATCGGCTGCGATCGTTTTCGCGCCGTCGTGTATCCTCTCGTACCGCGCCCGTCAACATCGGAAACACGTCTAATCGTGTCAATCTTGTGGCTGATCGCTTTCGTATTCTCCTTACCCTCGTACGGAGCAATGACAGTAAGGAATTTTCCAGACGACCCCAACAGCTTCTTTTGCGTCGACGTGTTTTCCGACAACACAGAAACGGACACGTTCTACCGACGTGTGTACACGGTAaccatgtacattgtacaagCACTGTCTCCCGTGCTTATCATTTCTGTGCTTTACCTTAAGATCACAGCCACACTCAAACACATCCGTCTCATTCCATTAGCGCTCAGGCCCACGCGGTCTTGGTCGCTGGGCTCCACTCCCAGTGCAAGCCCGCGATCATCGGTTGCTTGCTTGAACAAATTGAACATGAATGCGTCAGGTTTTTTAAAGCGTCAACTGATGGAGAAGAAGTTTCTGAGGATGTTAATGACTGTCCTTCTTGTTTACGTCTTGTGTTATCTTCCGTTCCAAACGATGTACTTGGTGTATGAATTTCACCCAACGCTGTTCACCGGCCCGTACATGCAACCTTTATCTGAATTCCTGTACTTGCTTGTGTGGCTGCCGAACGCGTTGAATCCAGTTTGCTATGGTTGTTTGAACGATTATTACAAACGCGCTTTCAAAGCCTTGATTTTTCAACCACGTAAATTCATTCAGTCGTTGAGAGTGCGACAGAGTTTTTCGCATTCGGTTGTGGTGACTACGCTCACTAAACGTCAAAGGTGA